The proteins below are encoded in one region of Populus alba chromosome 2, ASM523922v2, whole genome shotgun sequence:
- the LOC118063444 gene encoding calcium-binding protein KIC, translating into MSTPHSCLCPLIFSSKEMEKDHKEMKTATSSEYQDLLPVMAEKLDAEAFVSELCGGFRLLADPEKGLITSDSLRRNSASLGMEGMTKEDAEAMVREGDLDGDGVLNETEFCTLMVRLSPEMMQDAETWLEKALENKN; encoded by the coding sequence ATGTCCACACCACACTCTTGTTTATGCCCACTGATTTTCTCATCTAAAGAAATGGAGAAGGATCACAAAGAGATGAAAACTGCAACAAGCAGTGAGTATCAGGACTTGTTACCGGTGATGGCGGAGAAACTTGATGCAGAGGCTTTTGTGTCTGAATTATGTGGAGGCTTTCGTCTTCTGGCAGACCCTGAAAAAGGGTTGATTACATCAGATAGCCTGCGAAGGAATTCGGCGAGTCTAGGGATGGAAGGGATGACGAAGGAAGATGCGGAGGCTATGGTGAGAGAAGGAGACCTTGATGGAGATGGAGTCCTCAATGAAACAGAGTTTTGTACTCTGATGGTGAGACTCAGTCCTGAGATGATGCAGGATGCTGAAACCTGGCTCGAGAAAGCACTAGAAAACAAGAATTAA